In one window of Pseudorasbora parva isolate DD20220531a chromosome 7, ASM2467924v1, whole genome shotgun sequence DNA:
- the LOC137083611 gene encoding serine/threonine-protein kinase pim-1-like, giving the protein MSVDVTQDSHGQMSSQDSSGPPQVFHISEEPITTDPQVDDDWIDETFHVFNRAMLKFNADSFQTPVHITQASDCLAEDKRTIIDISSCRYEVGIALGEGGFGKVYAATRLKDGLQVAVKFASKTDIKYARVCGYSSAIPLEVALQMFANRGLSVPQIIKLLDWQDEDDRYVMVLERPMPCQTMDDFLVSYTGSNYEDLVRIIMLQTTFAAQTCCLRGVLHRDIKLENLLINPDTFEVKLIDFGCGEFLNSAGYTSFSGTKEYCPPEYWTNRHYHGKPATVWSLGVLMFLMLCRHFPRRRDLEKIKHNIWTKNGLSQECCDLICCCLQVDPKKRIELEKVCLHNWFKD; this is encoded by the exons ATGAGTGTTGACGTCACCCAAGATTCACATG GCCAGATGTCTTCTCAGGATAGCAGTGGACCTCCCCAAGTCTTCCATATTTCAGAGGAACCCATCACTACTGACCCTCAGGTCGATGATGACTGGATTGACGAGACCTTCCATGTTTTCAACCGTGCCATGTTGAAATTTAATGCCGACTCCTTCCAAACCCCTGTCCACATCACCCAAGCTTCAGACTGTCTAGCAGAGGATAAGAGAACAATTATTG ACATCAGTTCCTGCAGATATGAAGTGGGTATTGCACTGGGTGAAGGAGGCTTTGGGAAGGTTTACGCAGCAACTCGTTTGAAAGATGGCCTTCAG GTGGCGGTGAAATTTGCCTCCAAAACGGATATAAAATATGCCAGGGTT TGCGGTTATTCCAGCGCCATCCCTTTGGAAGTGGCTCTGCAAATGTTTGCTAATCGAGGGCTCAGTGTTCCTCAAATCATCAAGCTCTTGGACTGGCAGGACGAGGATGACCGATACGTTATGGTTCTGGAGCGGCCCATGCCCTGTCAGACCATGGATGACTTTTTAGTAAGCTACACAGGCAGCAACTATGAAGATTTGGTACGCATTATTATGCTCCAAACAACATTTGCGGCTCAGACATGCTGCCTTCGGGGAGTGTTACATCGGGATATAAAGCTAGAAAACCTGCTGATTAACCCGGACACCTTTGAAGTCAAATTAATTGACTTTGGATGTGGAGAATTCCTCAACAGCGCTGGTTACACCTCCTTTTCTG GCACAAAAGAGTACTGCCCCCCCGAGTACTGGACAAACCGACACTATCACGGGAAACCAGCGACGGTGTGGTCACTCGGCGTACTCATGTTCTTAATGCTGTGCAGACATTTTCCAAGGAGACGAGACCTGgagaaaataaaacataatatctGGACAAAAAATGGCTTGTCACAAG aatgctgcgaTTTGATTTGCTGTTGTCTGCAGGTTGACCCAAAGAAGAGGATTGAACTAGAGAAAGTCTGTCTCCACAACTGGTTTAag GACTAA
- the rpp25l gene encoding ribonuclease P protein subunit p25-like protein: MENYRKARTVEQPCPCPFPDLPSNTPEVRVKDGSKIRNLMRFALSRMEEKAPPTDHPGTCEGSEVSVGSGENLCRQIVFTGVGQSVTKAITCVEIMKRRVQGLHQYTKLAYRTVQEVWEPLEPEAGLDSLTVSRNVPSLWVLLSRDSLDTDQPGYQAPGSFDAFWAQALKDESATPRDEQRRKRGGTGAGRAEGAGRGKGPRKHLGRPVKKTHKPLGHAGGVQE; the protein is encoded by the coding sequence ATGGAGAACTATAGAAAAGCACGCACAGTTGAGCAGCCCTGCCCGTGTCCGTTCCCCGACCTGCCCAGCAACACTCCAGAAGTTCGAGTAAAGGATGGCAGCAAAATCCGCAACTTGATGAGGTTTGCTTTAAGCCGAATGGAGGAGAAAGCACCTCCAACAGATCATCCAGGCACCTGTGAAGGCTCGGAGGTGAGCGTTGGATCGGGGGAGAATCTATGCCGCCAAATCGTGTTCACAGGTGTGGGTCAGAGCGTCACTAAAGCCATCACATGCGTGGAGATCATGAAACGCCGTGTTCAAGGCCTACACCAATATACCAAGCTGGCCTACCGCACAGTTCAGGAGGTCTGGGAGCCCTTGGAGCCTGAGGCTGGGTTGGACAGTCTCACAGTCAGCAGAAATGTACCTAGTTTATGGGTTCTGCTCTCCAGAGACTCGCTTGATACGGACCAGCCGGGTTACCAAGCGCCAGGTTCTTTTGATGCCTTTTGGGCTCAGGCTCTCAAAGATGAATCGGCAACCCCAAGAGATGAGCAGAGAAGGAAGAGGGGTGGAACAGGGGCTGGAAGAGCAGAAGGTGCTGGCAGAGGAAAGGGTCCGCGCAAGCACTTGGGCcgacctgtaaaaaaaacacataaacctCTAGGTCATGCAGGAGGTGTGCAGGAATGA